ATCGAGTCGCTCCCGGCGATCCAGGCCACTGAACGGGCCATCGTGGACGTACACATCTCAGTTGCCAAACTCTTTATCCCGGTGGCGCAGGAGATGTACCGGCAGCTTGGGCTCGAATGGCCTCAGGAGCTTGAGAGAGCCGTCCGAGAGCATCTTCAGCGCCGGGTCGGTGCTCGCATCTGACACGTAGGGCGGGAACTTGCTTATCCCATAAAGCCGGCGGCTGAATGACGAGGGACCATCCCACAACGCCGGGTCCGGTTCCACGCCCTTGTCGGGAACGGGTGTCGAGCCAGGTGCGAACAGCTGCTTCCACTGCTCCAGGAGTTCCTGTCTCACCCCCTCTGTACGGTTTGGAGATGCCATCGCCGAAAGCCTGGACTGGAGTAGACCGGGTCGCTGGGGGCTACGTCATCGACGGCAGGCCGGTCCCAAGGGTGACTGCGATCGCTTCGTTGGCTCGGCTTCGGGCTCCCTGGGAAGCGGAACCAGCCACCGCTGAGGAACTCGCCCAAATCTATGCCACGCGCGGACCGATGGGCCTTCACATCCACGCGGTCACCGCCGCCTACCCAGGGTCGGTCTCTTGCCCGCCAGAGGTCTGCGCCGGTGAGTGCGTCGTCTACCGAGCACAGTTCGGACTGTTCGTCGACACCTACCGGCCCGTGTTCTTTCAGCGTGAGATGCCGGTGTTTTCTCGATCGCACGCGTACGCGGGAACTCCCGACTGGATCGCTGCCGTTGGCGGCCGTGTGCTGATCGGTGACACCAAGTCTGGGGCGCCGTACCCCCAGGTGGCATTACAGCTCGCTGGCTATCGGCACGCCGAATTCACCATCGACGCCAGTGGTAGAGAGAGCCCTCTTCCTCGGTGCAGCGGAGGCGTCGTTCTCAGCCTCTTTCCTGACAGGTTCGAGTTGCGTGACGTCCGCTGCGATGACACGGTGTTCCAGGCGTTCCTCAGCCTCCGAAGCTTTCACGAACACAAGGCCAGGCTCGAAGACGCGGCGATCGGCGCCATCCACCCCGTTCCGTAGCTGGCCACGAGCGGTGCGGGTTTTGGACGAGCCGCGGGTTGTGTAATCCGGCGAAAGCGGACACCCGTTCCGGTTGATTGCGGACAGGTGGGGGACGGCGGGCGGCGAGAGATGCCCCCCATCTACGAGCCGCGCTGGTACGCCAGGGTCGCCCTGATCGCCGGGATCGCAGCACGCCCAACTGCTTCGCAACGGCGACCGTCGGACCCGGTCGCTCCCGATGGTGCCAAGCTGTAGCTCGATGAAAGCGTTGCGGACCGAGGAGGAGTGGGCCCGGCAAGTGATGAGTTACGCCCTCGGCGTGCCAGTCCTCCAGCACGATGATGGGTCCGTCGGGGGGATGTACGACCTCGATGTCGTCTACGACGGTGAGACCGCCGCTGCGGAAGTCATCTCAGCAGCCGACGGTGAATCGATCGCCCTCTGGAACCTCATGAACGGGCGCGACGAAACGTGGGTGGTCGACGAGCTCCAAGGCGGGTGGATGGTCTCGCTCGAATCGACGGCTCGGGCGAAGCGACTCAGAACTGAGCTTCCTCGCCTCCTCCAAGAACTGGAGATGTCCGGTCTTACAGGGTTCCGCCGGGGGCGGACCTCCGCGAAGGACCAATTTTCCGAGGTCGCTCACGCTCTAGGTGTCGCAAGCGCGATGCAGAACGGAACGGACGTCCCTGGGAGCATCTACATCACGATCCAGCTACCAAGGGAGCGAGCTGGCGGGTTCCTCGCAGACACCGGCGACGCCTTGCCGGCTTGGGTGGCGGAGTTCTTGCGTGCACCGAAGCGGCGTGACGTCCTCGATAAGTTGGCCCGCTCGGGACGGTCGGAGCGGCACGCTTTCGTCTTTCTTCCCGGCTTCGCGGAAGCCCCATTCGGCGTCACAGACCTCCTGATGCGGAATAGCGCACCGCTGCCGCTCGCAAATCCGCAGCTTCCCGACGAGGTGACGCACGTGTGGCTAGTCAGCGGATGGAGCAGCGGGCGAGGCTTCCGGTGGTCTCCCACTGACGGCTGGAGTTTCTTCGACAAGTTGCAAGTGACGGCCGCCTAGCACCTGGTGGGCCAGGTCGCCTGGGCTCGATCCGGCGGCGCTTCAGGCAGGCTTCGAGGTCCTCTCTGCGGAACACACAGGGAACCTGACGGCAACCTCGGAGCGATCACCCGGAGGGAACTCGCTCCCACCGTCCGCGGGTCCGGCCGATCTCGCGCCAGCCGAACTGCTCATAGAACTCGGGCGGGTCGTCATGGGGCGAGCCAAGAGGCACCAGGACGCGGTCGGCGCCACCGAGTTGCTGCCACTCGATGGCATGGCGTACAAGCCAGGTGCCGATTCCGCGGCGACGATAGGCAGGCTCCACGAAGCGCTCACGTAGAGCACACCAGCGAGTCACGCGTGACACCGTGCCGCCCCCCGTCAGGTCGCCCTGGGCATTGACGTAGCCGACGACGGCGCCGTCGAGTAGTCCGGTGAAGCGTGTAGCCAGGTTGTCGACCTCGCGGCGGACCGTCAGGCCGGCGACGGGAGGTGGACCGGGAGGAGCGAGACCGTCGAGGGTCCCGGCGAACCTGATCCCGTCGTGACCGGCCCGGTCGCTGAAGCCCGCACCCACGACGACGGCCCGCACGTGCGGCCACGCGTCCGGGATTCCGAAAGTGGCAGGACTGGGGAGGTCGCCGCTGGCCCATTGCCGTTTGACGCCCCACTTCTCGAGCTGCCCAACGCATGCCTTCGCCAGCGCGTGCGCGGCTTCCATGCGATGAGGCCACCCGATGAGCCACTTGATCTCACCAGCGTCGTAGAAGTCGGGCATCACCCGAGAGTCCGTGCCATAGCGGCGTAGATGGGCCGCGGCTACGAGACGGTCCCGGACCACAGCGACGAAGGTCACTCTGTCGACGACCCAGGGGTCGACGACGTACTCGG
This sequence is a window from Actinomycetota bacterium. Protein-coding genes within it:
- a CDS encoding GNAT family N-acetyltransferase; this encodes MCTVPGQLATEIRLFTRADRDQLVELVNAHIAAVVPGWSLPVSALLAQLEREPAEYVVDPWVVDRVTFVAVVRDRLVAAAHLRRYGTDSRVMPDFYDAGEIKWLIGWPHRMEAAHALAKACVGQLEKWGVKRQWASGDLPSPATFGIPDAWPHVRAVVVGAGFSDRAGHDGIRFAGTLDGLAPPGPPPVAGLTVRREVDNLATRFTGLLDGAVVGYVNAQGDLTGGGTVSRVTRWCALRERFVEPAYRRRGIGTWLVRHAIEWQQLGGADRVLVPLGSPHDDPPEFYEQFGWREIGRTRGRWERVPSG